Proteins co-encoded in one Cytobacillus sp. NJ13 genomic window:
- a CDS encoding S8 family peptidase — protein sequence MEQYVRVIPFKVIGQEEDVKEVPKGVELIQAPKMWNETKGKGIKIAVLDTGCDLSHADLKDRITGGRNFTDDDNSDPTIFKDYNGHGTHVAGTIAAHENDAGVIGVAPEADLLIVKVLNKDGSGQYEWIINGIHYAIEQNADIISMSLGGPADVPELHDAIKAAVKKNILVVCAAGNEGDGDDSTDEFAYPGCYNEVISVGAINLERDSSEFTNSHNEIDLVAPGEEILSTFLNGKYATLSGTSMAAPHVSGALALIKDLANKQFERKLSEPELYAQLIRRTVPLGNSPKLEGNGLVYLTVPEHLAGIFDRQFKSMVHNAI from the coding sequence ATGGAGCAATATGTTCGTGTTATTCCTTTTAAGGTGATTGGTCAGGAAGAGGATGTTAAGGAAGTTCCAAAAGGCGTGGAATTGATTCAGGCGCCAAAAATGTGGAACGAAACAAAAGGAAAAGGAATTAAAATTGCTGTTTTGGACACCGGATGCGACTTAAGCCATGCTGATCTGAAGGATCGAATAACTGGAGGACGGAATTTTACAGACGACGATAACAGTGATCCTACTATTTTCAAAGACTATAATGGCCACGGCACCCATGTTGCAGGGACTATCGCTGCGCATGAAAATGATGCTGGTGTCATTGGGGTAGCTCCTGAAGCTGATCTCCTTATTGTGAAGGTCTTAAACAAGGATGGTTCCGGCCAATACGAATGGATCATTAATGGCATTCATTATGCCATCGAACAAAATGCTGATATCATCTCCATGTCACTTGGCGGACCAGCTGATGTTCCTGAATTGCATGATGCGATAAAAGCTGCTGTTAAAAAGAATATCCTTGTGGTCTGCGCAGCAGGAAATGAAGGGGATGGGGACGATTCTACCGACGAGTTTGCTTATCCCGGCTGCTACAATGAGGTGATTAGTGTGGGTGCTATAAACCTTGAGAGGGATTCTTCCGAATTTACAAACTCACATAATGAAATAGATTTGGTGGCACCTGGTGAAGAGATATTATCTACCTTTTTGAACGGGAAATACGCAACGCTTAGCGGCACTTCAATGGCAGCACCACACGTTTCAGGTGCGCTGGCCCTAATCAAAGATTTAGCAAACAAGCAATTTGAAAGAAAACTTTCAGAACCAGAACTTTACGCACAATTAATCAGAAGGACAGTTCCGTTAGGCAATTCGCCTAAACTGGAAGGAAACGGGCTTGTTTATTTAACCGTACCTGAGCATTTAGCCGGGATCTTTGACCGACAATTCAAATCCATGGTTCATAATGCTATATGA
- a CDS encoding DEAD/DEAH box helicase, translating into MNQLEQIYNNAAEHTKIKILEDAERYLGSKESMPSYKEYLSERFHYIDQIWVNVWLNKITAKISKHEKKKYLSEKGYDTENVDRKIINHLFRTEMRDYQPFNSLDWLNDVFESNNEAWAELYETARAHYLQKTEEERLQRKKYRIREEIEKNIDEIIERDYSLLYLHVRHMASKQLASDFRNKIRYQKVDTFALEEKLDETGRFEAGDYTVMGEFFDELTGNIHKASYGGKGYFEYEAYYYVYKNHISGFLSDSLQSLVLQNLPHHLFEEYEDAYQKPLTGKSVKKLMAHTLQDLDESFFDSIQEEYIEDLLSLADIPFDPVVHKDLLEKDIADRERKIAEELAEQQRKKEEEERILEYIFGQEYSPSVERAKRYVLHIGETNTGKTHHALEGMKSAQSGMYLAPLRLLALEVYDKLNREGIPCSLKTGEEEKAVSGSEHLSSTVEMFYEKDYYDVIVIDEAQMITDKDRGFSWYKAITKANANEVHIIGSRSAKSMMLQLLGEADIELNEYSRDIPLEVEAKEFKFSHVRKGDALICFSRKRVLETASRLQQEGHSVSMIYGAMPPETRKKQVQRFIKGETSVIVSTDAIGMGLNLPIRRIVFLENDKFDGTKRRTLTSQEVKQIAGRAGRKGLYNIGKVAFTKDIKRMKALLEMEDAPVHSFAIAPTNTVFERFQRYYRDLGSFFELWDKFESPRGTKKAALTEERDLYERIRGTEIEAKLGLMDLYGFLHLPFSKKEHDLVRQWEETMYAIIDGEELPEPRIKNRNLEELELTYKAIGLHLLFLYRLEQRTEALYWERLREEISDHVHERLKTDIKELSRKCRKCGKKLPWEHEYQICDECHSSRSRRRYHYYRR; encoded by the coding sequence ATGAATCAGCTTGAACAGATTTACAATAATGCTGCAGAGCATACCAAAATAAAAATCCTGGAGGATGCCGAACGCTATCTGGGCAGTAAAGAGTCGATGCCCTCCTATAAGGAATATCTTTCTGAAAGATTTCATTATATTGATCAAATCTGGGTAAATGTATGGCTGAATAAAATCACTGCTAAAATTTCCAAGCATGAAAAAAAGAAATATCTAAGTGAAAAAGGGTACGACACAGAAAATGTTGACAGGAAAATAATCAATCACCTCTTCCGGACTGAAATGAGGGATTATCAGCCATTTAACAGTTTGGACTGGCTTAATGACGTATTTGAAAGCAATAATGAAGCCTGGGCTGAGCTCTATGAGACTGCACGGGCTCATTATCTGCAAAAAACAGAAGAGGAGCGGCTTCAGCGAAAGAAGTATCGCATCCGCGAAGAGATTGAAAAGAATATTGATGAAATTATTGAAAGAGATTATAGCCTTCTTTATCTTCATGTCAGACATATGGCTTCAAAGCAGCTGGCTTCCGATTTTAGAAACAAGATAAGATATCAAAAAGTGGATACCTTTGCTCTAGAGGAAAAGCTTGATGAGACAGGCAGGTTTGAGGCAGGTGATTATACTGTAATGGGGGAATTCTTTGATGAGCTGACAGGAAATATTCATAAAGCATCTTATGGGGGCAAAGGCTATTTTGAATATGAAGCCTATTACTATGTCTATAAGAACCATATATCAGGATTTCTGTCCGATTCTCTGCAATCGCTCGTCCTGCAGAACCTTCCGCATCATTTATTCGAGGAATATGAAGACGCTTATCAGAAACCGCTGACAGGTAAGTCGGTGAAGAAGTTAATGGCCCATACACTTCAGGATCTTGATGAAAGCTTTTTTGACAGCATTCAGGAGGAATATATTGAAGATCTGCTTAGCTTAGCGGATATACCGTTTGACCCTGTAGTCCATAAAGATCTGCTCGAGAAGGACATTGCTGACAGGGAAAGAAAAATAGCAGAAGAATTAGCTGAGCAGCAGAGGAAGAAAGAAGAAGAGGAACGCATCCTCGAATATATATTCGGGCAGGAATACAGCCCTTCTGTGGAACGGGCCAAAAGGTATGTACTTCATATTGGTGAAACTAATACAGGGAAGACACATCATGCCCTTGAAGGAATGAAATCAGCCCAAAGCGGCATGTATCTGGCACCTTTAAGGCTATTGGCACTCGAAGTATATGATAAACTGAACCGCGAAGGTATACCGTGTTCTTTGAAAACCGGTGAAGAGGAAAAGGCAGTTTCCGGTTCTGAGCATCTTTCAAGCACCGTAGAAATGTTCTACGAAAAGGACTATTACGACGTCATTGTCATTGATGAAGCCCAAATGATCACGGATAAGGACAGAGGCTTTTCCTGGTATAAAGCAATTACCAAGGCAAATGCCAATGAAGTCCATATCATTGGCAGCCGCAGCGCTAAAAGCATGATGCTCCAGCTTCTTGGCGAAGCAGATATTGAACTGAATGAATACAGCCGGGATATTCCTCTTGAAGTCGAAGCAAAGGAATTCAAATTCAGTCATGTACGAAAAGGCGATGCACTCATCTGTTTTTCAAGGAAGAGAGTACTTGAAACTGCCTCAAGACTTCAGCAGGAAGGCCACTCAGTAAGCATGATTTATGGAGCGATGCCTCCTGAAACCAGAAAAAAACAAGTCCAGCGTTTTATAAAGGGAGAAACTTCCGTCATCGTATCCACTGATGCCATTGGGATGGGACTCAACCTGCCTATCCGCAGAATTGTTTTTTTGGAAAATGATAAGTTTGATGGAACGAAAAGGAGAACCCTTACTTCACAGGAAGTTAAGCAAATTGCTGGAAGGGCAGGACGAAAAGGGCTTTACAACATTGGGAAAGTTGCTTTTACAAAAGATATTAAAAGAATGAAGGCCTTGCTTGAAATGGAGGATGCCCCGGTCCACAGCTTTGCCATAGCCCCAACAAATACAGTATTTGAAAGATTCCAAAGGTATTACCGCGATCTCGGATCATTCTTTGAGCTGTGGGATAAGTTTGAGAGCCCCAGAGGAACCAAAAAAGCGGCATTAACAGAGGAGAGAGACCTATATGAAAGGATACGCGGCACAGAAATTGAAGCAAAGCTTGGCCTAATGGACCTATATGGTTTTCTCCATCTGCCATTTTCAAAAAAAGAACATGATCTTGTCCGTCAATGGGAAGAAACCATGTATGCCATTATTGATGGGGAGGAGCTTCCCGAGCCGAGAATCAAGAACCGGAATCTGGAAGAGCTGGAATTGACTTATAAAGCAATAGGCCTGCATTTGCTGTTCCTGTATCGTCTTGAGCAGAGAACAGAAGCGTTATACTGGGAAAGATTAAGGGAAGAAATCAGCGACCATGTTCACGAAAGACTAAAAACCGATATTAAAGAGCTCTCAAGAAAATGCAGAAAATGCGGCAAAAAACTGCCCTGGGAACACGAATATCAAATCTGTGATGAATGTCATTCTTCACGTTCAAGGAGAAGGTACCATTACTACAGAAGGTAA
- the dacB gene encoding D-alanyl-D-alanine carboxypeptidase/D-alanyl-D-alanine-endopeptidase: MKKSVKINISLLLVFMLALIPFAQPESPKVQATEEGSELVQQLNQMINNDPILRGGLAGVSIRNAETGELVYDHIGDIRLRPASNMKLLTAASALETLGENYQFTTELLHTGSINGKTLQGDLILKGKGDPTLLKKDFDSFAVKVKEAGIKVIHGSLIGDDTWYDDVRYSTDLSWSDESWYYGGQVSALTASPNEDYDAGTVIVEVYPGEKAGQEPIVKMVPETDYIKIVNKAKTVSKDEKKDIHIERDHGTNTVTIEGEIPLEGSRSREWIAVWEPTGYALDLLKRSLAEQGIKIKGKTEAGPVPEGAKLFAEHKSMPIKDLLIPFMKLSNNGHAETLIKEMGKVSKGEGSWEKGLEVLDEQAEAFGMNQETLVLRDGSGISHVNLIPANEISKLLFEVQDEEWFSSYLNSLPIAGNTDRMVGGTLRNRMKNTNAAGNVKAKTGSISTVSSLSGYVKTSSGEELIFSIILNNLTDGGQGKVIEDKIATLLANQ, from the coding sequence ATGAAAAAAAGTGTAAAAATAAATATCAGTTTATTGCTGGTATTTATGCTGGCACTTATTCCTTTTGCTCAACCCGAATCGCCTAAAGTCCAGGCAACGGAAGAAGGCAGCGAACTTGTACAGCAGTTGAACCAAATGATTAATAATGATCCAATTCTTCGGGGAGGACTTGCAGGAGTCAGTATCCGCAATGCAGAGACAGGCGAGCTTGTATACGACCATATCGGGGATATACGTTTAAGACCTGCTTCTAATATGAAACTCCTAACAGCCGCTTCGGCTCTTGAAACATTGGGAGAAAATTATCAGTTCACAACAGAACTTCTTCACACAGGATCAATAAATGGGAAGACACTTCAAGGTGACTTGATCTTAAAGGGAAAAGGAGACCCAACCCTTTTAAAAAAGGATTTTGATTCATTTGCCGTTAAAGTAAAAGAAGCAGGCATCAAAGTTATTCATGGCAGCCTGATAGGTGATGACACGTGGTATGATGATGTACGCTATTCAACCGATCTATCATGGAGCGATGAATCATGGTATTATGGCGGACAAGTCTCGGCACTTACTGCCTCCCCAAATGAGGACTATGACGCGGGCACAGTAATTGTAGAGGTTTATCCCGGAGAAAAAGCCGGGCAGGAACCGATTGTAAAAATGGTGCCGGAAACAGATTACATAAAAATCGTCAATAAGGCTAAAACCGTCTCTAAAGACGAAAAGAAGGATATCCATATTGAAAGAGATCACGGAACGAACACAGTTACAATTGAAGGAGAAATTCCACTTGAAGGCAGCCGTTCAAGGGAATGGATTGCTGTATGGGAGCCTACTGGCTACGCATTGGATCTATTGAAGCGTTCTCTTGCTGAACAAGGCATTAAAATCAAAGGGAAAACAGAAGCAGGCCCTGTCCCAGAAGGCGCAAAACTATTTGCTGAGCATAAATCCATGCCTATCAAAGATTTGCTCATACCATTTATGAAATTAAGCAATAATGGCCATGCAGAAACATTAATCAAGGAAATGGGCAAAGTTTCCAAAGGAGAAGGCAGCTGGGAAAAAGGGCTTGAGGTATTAGATGAACAAGCAGAAGCCTTTGGAATGAATCAGGAAACTCTCGTGCTCCGGGACGGTTCCGGAATCTCACATGTAAACTTAATTCCGGCAAATGAAATCTCAAAACTTCTTTTCGAAGTCCAGGACGAAGAATGGTTCAGCTCCTATTTGAACTCATTGCCGATTGCCGGCAACACAGACCGGATGGTGGGAGGAACTCTTAGAAATCGCATGAAAAACACCAATGCCGCCGGGAATGTCAAAGCAAAAACAGGTTCAATCTCAACAGTCAGTTCATTATCAGGATATGTTAAGACGTCCAGCGGGGAAGAGCTTATCTTTTCTATTATTCTGAATAACTTAACTGATGGCGGTCAAGGTAAGGTTATTGAAGATAAAATTGCCACGTTATTAGCCAATCAATAA
- a CDS encoding YceI family protein has protein sequence MAKTKWAVDPAHSSVDFSIKHMMIANVKGSFNSFDAEIIADPADLTTADLTFNVSLSSVDTRNEDRDNHLRSADFFDVENHPKMTFKSTSIVSKGDDEYDVTGDLTIHGATKTETFTVTYEGSGKDPWGNEKVGFTAAGAIKRSDYGLTWNSALETGGVLVGDKVKIDLQIQAAKAE, from the coding sequence ATGGCTAAAACAAAATGGGCAGTTGACCCTGCACACAGCAGTGTGGATTTTTCTATCAAGCATATGATGATTGCAAACGTGAAAGGCAGCTTTAATAGCTTTGATGCAGAAATAATTGCAGATCCTGCAGATTTAACAACTGCTGATCTTACATTCAATGTTTCACTTTCAAGTGTTGATACACGCAATGAAGATCGTGACAATCACCTGCGTTCTGCGGACTTCTTTGATGTTGAGAACCATCCGAAAATGACCTTTAAATCAACAAGCATTGTAAGCAAGGGTGATGATGAATATGATGTTACAGGCGATCTTACTATTCATGGTGCAACAAAAACAGAAACCTTTACTGTGACATATGAAGGATCAGGCAAAGATCCATGGGGCAATGAAAAAGTCGGCTTTACTGCTGCTGGAGCAATCAAACGAAGTGACTACGGCTTAACCTGGAATTCTGCCCTTGAAACTGGCGGAGTTCTTGTTGGAGATAAAGTGAAAATTGACCTGCAAATTCAGGCAGCAAAAGCAGAATAA
- a CDS encoding endonuclease, with translation MIKVNNISAAWAEAQSKYIESVQNEPYYDAQKDIINQEEYYSTLDFEKEDIPEQIHTLMVRTHNRQLDYSPHQYVYPWVDLQENLKLKSLYSGKGIDPLKAIDQDLKLLQSIQESGFSSSERVIFNTEHVIPQSWFEERQPMRGDLHHLFACEPACNSMRSNFPYYDFETYAPEFEAESVRNGCGMAEQEKFEPEYGKGIAARAVFYFAVRYNKVIKIEEQMDMQILLRWHAEYPVTVYEKHRNAAIQELQGNRNPFIDFPERAKKMLG, from the coding sequence ATGATTAAAGTGAACAATATTTCAGCGGCTTGGGCAGAGGCTCAGTCAAAGTATATTGAAAGTGTTCAGAATGAACCCTATTACGACGCTCAGAAGGATATCATCAATCAGGAGGAATACTACAGCACCCTTGATTTTGAAAAAGAAGACATCCCAGAACAAATCCATACTCTGATGGTTCGTACCCATAACCGGCAATTGGATTACTCACCTCACCAATATGTATATCCATGGGTGGATCTGCAGGAAAACCTCAAGCTAAAAAGTTTATATTCAGGGAAAGGCATCGACCCGCTTAAAGCCATTGACCAGGATCTCAAGCTCCTGCAGTCAATTCAGGAAAGCGGCTTCAGCAGCAGTGAAAGAGTTATTTTTAATACAGAGCATGTCATTCCGCAATCCTGGTTTGAAGAAAGACAGCCAATGAGAGGGGATCTCCATCACCTGTTTGCCTGTGAACCGGCATGCAACAGTATGAGAAGCAACTTCCCCTACTATGATTTTGAAACCTATGCTCCGGAATTCGAGGCTGAGAGTGTCAGGAACGGATGCGGAATGGCAGAACAGGAAAAGTTTGAGCCTGAATATGGAAAAGGTATTGCTGCAAGAGCAGTATTCTATTTTGCTGTCAGATATAATAAAGTAATTAAAATCGAAGAACAGATGGATATGCAGATTTTACTGAGATGGCATGCGGAATATCCAGTGACTGTATATGAGAAGCATAGGAACGCTGCCATTCAAGAACTCCAGGGAAACCGCAACCCATTTATTGATTTTCCGGAACGTGCAAAGAAAATGTTAGGATAA
- a CDS encoding MGMT family protein yields MQPFTEKVIKIINNIPRGKVMTYGQIARLAGSPRGARQVVRILHTQSEKHQLPWHRVVNGKGEIGFKDGDLHDMQRELLENEGIHFNINKRLDLQEFVHESSQQI; encoded by the coding sequence GTGCAGCCATTCACAGAAAAAGTTATAAAAATCATTAATAACATCCCAAGAGGAAAAGTCATGACATATGGGCAAATCGCAAGGCTGGCCGGGAGCCCCCGAGGAGCAAGACAGGTGGTCCGGATTCTTCATACCCAAAGTGAAAAGCATCAGCTTCCGTGGCATCGGGTTGTGAATGGGAAAGGGGAAATTGGGTTTAAAGACGGAGATTTGCATGACATGCAGAGAGAACTATTAGAAAATGAGGGGATTCACTTTAATATAAATAAAAGACTTGATTTGCAGGAATTTGTCCACGAATCATCTCAGCAAATATAA
- a CDS encoding YpbS family protein, whose amino-acid sequence MSVHKAISEHVGKQNKIITKFAALEQQREYYIEQALDLCRRGLPFSADKINEVTAEINELSKQGIIPARKYVTIEMIEEYASKTK is encoded by the coding sequence ATGAGTGTACATAAAGCAATATCAGAACATGTAGGAAAGCAGAATAAGATTATAACGAAATTTGCTGCCCTGGAACAGCAGCGCGAATACTATATTGAGCAAGCATTGGATTTATGCAGGCGAGGACTTCCATTTTCTGCGGATAAGATAAATGAAGTAACTGCTGAAATCAATGAACTTTCTAAACAGGGAATTATACCTGCAAGAAAGTATGTAACAATTGAGATGATTGAGGAATATGCATCAAAGACAAAATAG
- a CDS encoding ribonuclease H-like YkuK family protein yields the protein MSAEYKFQNLQERNLTFEQVFNRILLFMKRNPDGNFRLMIGTDSQVHCNRTVFITGIVIQNERKGAWACIRKTVIPRKMLHLHERISYETSLTEEVVSLFTEEYKDKMFDIVLPFIYKGGSFSMEGHMDIGSGKRNKTREFVKEMVSRIESIGLEPKIKPEAFVASSYANRYTK from the coding sequence GTGAGTGCTGAATATAAATTTCAAAATCTCCAGGAAAGGAATTTGACTTTTGAACAGGTATTCAACCGTATCTTACTCTTTATGAAGCGAAATCCCGATGGGAATTTCAGACTGATGATCGGAACAGACTCACAGGTCCATTGCAATCGCACAGTTTTTATTACCGGAATTGTTATTCAAAACGAGCGAAAAGGCGCCTGGGCATGTATTCGAAAAACAGTAATCCCCAGGAAAATGCTGCATCTTCATGAGAGAATTTCCTATGAAACCTCGCTGACAGAAGAAGTGGTCTCTCTGTTTACAGAGGAGTACAAAGACAAAATGTTTGATATCGTTCTTCCATTCATTTACAAAGGCGGCTCGTTCTCCATGGAAGGACATATGGACATAGGATCAGGCAAGAGAAATAAAACGAGAGAATTTGTGAAGGAAATGGTCTCCAGAATCGAATCAATCGGCCTCGAGCCAAAAATAAAGCCGGAAGCATTCGTAGCCTCCAGCTATGCTAATCGATATACGAAATAA
- a CDS encoding SRPBCC family protein: MVSCTHQAEVNIPIKAIWNFVSDIGNWAPLVPGYIAHEVLSDRESTWSFKSDMGIIKKKIELKVDITSWQEPTKVTFHLTGLNEKFTGHGYFLAEKGRNNINIMTGSLEISAEGMMAKVANSLLNTALPEITAELTEAVASKAEQEYREHAGV, translated from the coding sequence ATGGTAAGCTGCACACATCAGGCGGAAGTAAACATACCGATTAAGGCAATATGGAACTTTGTCAGTGATATTGGAAATTGGGCACCCTTAGTGCCCGGTTATATTGCACATGAGGTACTAAGTGACAGAGAATCAACCTGGAGCTTTAAAAGCGATATGGGGATTATTAAGAAAAAAATTGAATTAAAAGTGGATATTACGAGCTGGCAGGAGCCGACAAAGGTTACGTTTCATTTAACAGGACTTAATGAGAAGTTTACAGGACATGGATATTTTCTTGCGGAAAAAGGAAGGAATAATATAAACATCATGACTGGGTCACTTGAAATATCAGCAGAGGGAATGATGGCTAAAGTGGCCAATTCATTACTTAATACTGCTCTTCCGGAAATTACTGCTGAACTGACAGAGGCTGTCGCATCAAAAGCCGAACAGGAATATAGGGAACATGCAGGCGTTTAG